A window of the Emys orbicularis isolate rEmyOrb1 chromosome 1, rEmyOrb1.hap1, whole genome shotgun sequence genome harbors these coding sequences:
- the GPR161 gene encoding G-protein coupled receptor 161, with amino-acid sequence MCALTMSINSSLSNGKGLRNLTAQEDGAVRVTESIAIIVIAIFICLGNLVIVVTLYRKSYLLTLSNKFVFSLTLSNFLLSVLVLPFVVTSSIRREWIFGVVWCNFSALLYMLISSASMLTLGLIAIDRYYAVLYPMVYPMKITGNRAVVALVYVWLHSLIGCLPPLFGWSSLEFDQFKWMCVAAWHKEAGYTAFWQIWCALLPFLVMMICYGFIFRVARIKARKIHCGSVVIVEEDAQRNGRKNSSTSTSSSGSRRNAFQGVVYSANQCKAFITILVVIGAFVITWGPYMVVITSEALWGENSISPALETLATWLSFSSAICHPLIYGLWNKTVRKELLGMCFGDRYYRESFVQRHRTARLFSISNRITDLGLSPHLTALMAGGRPLGHSSSTGDTGFSCSQDSGTDVMLLEDYSSDGAHHPHCVYPYRRRSSVTFEDEVEQIKEAAKNSVLHVKAEVHKSLDSYASSLAKAIEADVKISLFGEDALPGALFPSWTIPGGNVGVRRGGRAQAGQRLQLQSIDEGNI; translated from the exons ATGTGTGCTCTGACAATGAGCATCAACTCCTCCCTCAGCAATGGGAAGGGCCTGAGAAACCTCACAGCGCAGGAAGACGGGGCAGTCAGAGTCACCGAGTCGATTGCTATTATCGTCATTGCTATTTTCATCTGCTTGGGCAACTTGGTGATTGTCGTCACCCTCTATCGGAAGTCTTACCTCCTTACGCTGAGCAACAAGTTTGTGTTCAGTCTGACACTGTCCAACTTCCTTCTGTCTGTCCTGGTGCTTCCTTTTGTCGTCACCAGCTCCATCAGGCGGGAATGGATCTTTGGAGTAGTTTGGTGCAACTTTTCTGCCCTGCTCTATATGCTGATCAGCTCGGCCAGCATGCTAACTCTTGGTCTCATTGCTATAGATCG GTACTATGCTGTCTTATATCCAATGGTGTATCCAATGAAGATTACAGGAAACAGAGCAGTTGTAGCCCTTGTGTATGTGTGGTTACACTCCCTCATTGGCTGCCTTCCTCCTCTCTTTGGCTGGTCTTCCTTGGAGTTCGATCAATTCAAATGGATGTGTGTGGCTGCGTGGCATAAGGAGGCAGGCTACACAGCCTTTTGGCAGATCTGGTGTGCTTTGCTGCCCTTCCTGGTTATGATGATCTGCTACGGATTCATATTTCGTGTGGCTAGGATTAAAGCGCGCAAGATTCACTGCGGTAGCGTGGTCATTGTAGAGGAGGATGCTCAGAGGAATGGGAGAAAGAACTCTAgcacctccacctcctcttcgGGCAGTCGAAGGAATGCTTTCCAAGGGGTTGTCTACTCAGCCAATCAGTGCAAAGCTTTCATAACCATCTTGGTTGTCATTGGTGCTTTTGTGATCACATGGGGGCCCTACATGGTAGTAATTACGTCAGAAGCACTTTGGGGGGAAAATAGCATttctcctgctctggagacattAGCAACATGGTTATCTTTTTCAAGTGCCATTTGCCATCCACTGATTTATGGACTCTGGAACAAAACAGTGCGCAAAGAACTATTAGGAATGTGTTTTGGGGACCGGTATTACCGGGAGTCATTTGTTCAGCGTCATAGGACAGCCAGATTATTCAGCATTTCCAATAGGATCACAG ATCTGGGACTATCTCCCCATCTTACAGCTCTCATGGCAGGTGGGCGACCTTTAggacacagcagcagcacaggggacACTGGTTTCAGCTGCTCTCAGGATTCAG GGACAGATGTGATGCTGCTTGAGGATTATAGTTCGGATGGAGCTCATCACCCACATTGCGTTTATCCCTATCGACGGAGGAGTTCGGTGACATTCGAAGACGAAGTGGAGCAAATCAAAG aagcTGCAAAGAATTCCGTTCTTCATGTAAAAGCTGAAGTCCATAAATCTCTGGACAGTTATGCATCCAGTTTAGCCAAAGCTATTGAAGCTGATGTGAAAATCAGCTTGTTTGGAGAAGATGCTTTACCAGGAGCTTTGTTTCCTTCGTGGACTATACCAGGCGGCAATGTGGGTGTACGGCGTGGTGGCAGAGCCCAGGCTGGCCAAAGACTTCAGCTTCAAAGCATCGATGAAGGGAATATTTGA